One genomic segment of Arthrobacter sp. JZ12 includes these proteins:
- the purS gene encoding phosphoribosylformylglycinamidine synthase subunit PurS — protein MPRIVVDVMPKPEILDPQGKAIAGALPRLGFTGFAEVRQGKRFELTVEGEVTEEVLDHARHAATTLLSNPVIEDVTRVEVIEDAK, from the coding sequence ATGCCCCGGATCGTCGTTGACGTCATGCCCAAACCTGAAATCCTCGATCCGCAGGGTAAGGCCATCGCCGGCGCCCTTCCCCGCCTTGGCTTCACCGGCTTCGCGGAAGTCCGCCAGGGCAAGCGGTTTGAGCTGACCGTTGAGGGCGAGGTCACTGAAGAGGTGCTCGACCACGCCCGCCACGCGGCCACCACGCTGCTTTCCAACCCCGTCATCGAGGACGTGACCCGTGTTGAGGTCATCGAGGACGCCAAGTGA
- a CDS encoding SSI family serine proteinase inhibitor, producing the protein MTSVGCAAKGALAGVVLALALTGCGASGNAGAELTGAPPSVQSSTPQPSDSPTDPESIVPPETPKPSPSFPTDPDAAGTANLTISIRLSPESQPKEYVLECSRDGVGSSTTMPNAEAACEVVRRLGASFFNAKPDPNKMCTQQYGGPQTATITGTVDGQRVHAYFSATDGCEIARWNALQAVLGSAGAT; encoded by the coding sequence ATGACATCCGTGGGCTGCGCCGCAAAAGGTGCCCTGGCCGGCGTCGTACTGGCGTTAGCCCTCACGGGCTGCGGTGCGTCCGGCAACGCGGGTGCGGAGCTGACCGGCGCCCCGCCGAGCGTGCAGTCCTCCACCCCACAGCCGTCCGATTCCCCCACAGATCCGGAGAGCATCGTGCCGCCAGAAACACCGAAGCCGAGCCCCTCGTTCCCCACGGATCCCGACGCGGCCGGCACCGCGAACCTGACCATCAGCATCAGACTGTCTCCAGAATCCCAACCAAAGGAATACGTCCTGGAGTGCTCCCGCGACGGCGTCGGTTCGTCAACAACCATGCCCAACGCGGAGGCTGCATGTGAGGTCGTGCGGCGACTGGGCGCGTCCTTCTTCAACGCAAAGCCCGACCCAAACAAGATGTGCACGCAGCAGTATGGCGGTCCGCAGACCGCAACCATCACGGGCACCGTCGACGGCCAACGTGTCCACGCCTACTTCTCCGCGACGGACGGCTGCGAAATTGCCCGCTGGAATGCCCTGCAGGCAGTGCTTGGATCTGCAGGCGCCACCTGA
- a CDS encoding CBU_0592 family membrane protein — MELLWEASGWAGAVAILSAYLAVSMGWMKAGRIFQTANLLGACAFIINGSFHGAWPSVATNIAWFLISAIALYRMRIEAGSPAATELPEASFPGVSDSTGQLAVIEHSLTPGLGRAEELAQA, encoded by the coding sequence ATGGAACTGTTGTGGGAGGCTTCGGGATGGGCAGGTGCTGTTGCAATCCTCAGCGCCTATCTCGCCGTGTCCATGGGCTGGATGAAGGCAGGAAGAATCTTCCAGACCGCCAACCTGCTGGGAGCATGCGCGTTCATCATCAACGGCTCATTCCACGGGGCGTGGCCATCGGTTGCCACCAACATCGCCTGGTTTCTCATCTCCGCGATCGCGCTCTACCGGATGCGCATAGAGGCAGGGTCTCCCGCTGCTACGGAGCTGCCTGAGGCGTCCTTCCCGGGTGTCTCCGACTCGACCGGCCAGCTGGCAGTAATCGAGCATTCCTTGACCCCCGGCCTGGGACGAGCAGAGGAGCTGGCACAGGCCTAG
- a CDS encoding LysR family transcriptional regulator, whose translation MEIDPRRLRVLLAVARNGGVLAAADELKITPSAVSQQLGKLEDEIGHTLVVRTPKGSVLTPAGVAVAEAGEEIERALDVARARVEGSAKVAGVVRVGGFTSFLRTVVIPRLPEWREQYPQLQVQMVEDDLPVLTRLLRQRQLDAVVVELDSLSADQRALPSGMMDEPLLDEPWKLVAPEGVLLSTENLDFGRLPLPWLDVEPSSANAAVLGRLRQATATPIETVHQYQETLTALALVAAGEGIAIVPSLALTGVVQAGVDVLDVPGLGTRRTVLRRFDARRRPSVVVDTVARLLREAASAFDPRLAP comes from the coding sequence ATGGAAATCGATCCGCGCCGTTTGCGCGTTCTTCTGGCCGTGGCCCGCAACGGAGGCGTTCTGGCAGCTGCTGATGAGCTGAAAATCACACCATCCGCAGTGTCTCAGCAGCTCGGCAAGCTGGAGGACGAGATTGGGCACACCCTTGTGGTTCGAACGCCCAAGGGCTCGGTGCTCACGCCTGCCGGCGTCGCTGTAGCCGAGGCGGGTGAAGAGATTGAACGGGCCCTGGATGTTGCCCGCGCCCGGGTCGAAGGGAGTGCAAAAGTCGCCGGCGTTGTCCGCGTGGGGGGCTTCACCAGTTTCCTGCGCACGGTTGTGATCCCGCGGCTTCCGGAATGGCGTGAGCAGTACCCTCAACTGCAGGTTCAAATGGTGGAGGACGACTTGCCGGTCCTGACGCGGTTGCTGCGCCAACGCCAGCTGGACGCAGTGGTCGTGGAGCTTGATTCCCTGTCCGCCGACCAACGGGCCCTTCCCTCAGGAATGATGGATGAACCGTTGCTCGATGAGCCGTGGAAACTGGTCGCTCCTGAGGGCGTCCTGCTCAGCACTGAGAACCTTGACTTCGGCCGCCTGCCACTCCCGTGGCTCGACGTTGAACCGTCTTCTGCCAATGCGGCGGTACTTGGCCGGCTGCGCCAAGCCACGGCGACACCGATCGAGACCGTGCATCAGTACCAGGAAACGCTGACGGCCCTCGCCCTGGTCGCCGCGGGCGAGGGAATCGCAATCGTTCCTTCATTGGCGCTGACCGGCGTGGTGCAGGCAGGCGTCGACGTCCTGGATGTGCCCGGGCTGGGGACGCGCCGCACCGTGTTGCGCCGGTTTGATGCGCGGCGCCGGCCCAGCGTGGTGGTGGACACCGTCGCCCGGCTCCTCAGGGAGGCTGCGTCGGCCTTCGATCCGCGTCTCGCGCCCTAG
- a CDS encoding 3-methyladenine DNA glycosylase, whose protein sequence is MPPIVVLSPQEWEPRALAHAERVRAYTEPYLRRRAEQRRHPVEDFLFTYYTQKPAQLLRWHPGAHTVLTGPGAVERADWKFYRALSAAERRELGIADDDGAVTLDLDTFLRVRREAVDFARIVLSGTAARPAQYGCFGLHEWAMAYRPEENSIRHEYLNLRLGAGGTDEVVEANRIRCSHFDAFRFYAPQAVSLNELQPTRETQRDLEQPGCLHANMDLYKWAYKLTPALPSELVVDCFELSWRIRAVDMRASPYDLAEWGYPPIRIETPSGRADYVRIQRAFSAESQQMRAELMKYLEELEVGCEEATGRFS, encoded by the coding sequence ATGCCTCCCATTGTCGTCCTTTCTCCGCAGGAGTGGGAGCCTCGCGCCCTTGCCCATGCGGAGCGGGTGCGCGCCTACACCGAGCCCTACCTCCGCCGTCGGGCTGAACAGCGCAGGCACCCGGTGGAGGACTTCCTCTTCACCTACTACACCCAGAAGCCGGCCCAGCTCCTGCGCTGGCATCCAGGCGCGCACACGGTCCTTACCGGACCCGGCGCCGTCGAACGCGCGGACTGGAAGTTCTACCGTGCACTGTCCGCCGCGGAGCGGCGGGAGCTGGGCATTGCCGACGACGACGGCGCGGTCACACTCGATCTCGACACGTTCCTTCGGGTGCGGCGCGAGGCGGTGGATTTCGCACGCATCGTCCTTTCCGGTACTGCAGCCCGCCCCGCCCAGTACGGCTGCTTCGGCCTGCATGAGTGGGCAATGGCGTACCGGCCGGAGGAGAATTCCATCCGGCACGAGTACCTGAACCTCCGGCTGGGCGCGGGCGGAACGGACGAGGTGGTGGAAGCCAACCGGATCCGCTGCAGCCACTTCGACGCGTTCCGGTTCTATGCTCCGCAGGCTGTGTCCCTCAACGAACTGCAACCGACCAGGGAAACCCAGCGGGACCTCGAGCAACCCGGGTGCCTGCACGCCAACATGGATTTGTACAAGTGGGCATACAAGCTCACTCCCGCCCTGCCTAGCGAACTGGTGGTGGACTGCTTCGAACTCTCCTGGCGCATCCGGGCCGTGGACATGCGGGCCTCGCCGTACGACCTAGCAGAGTGGGGCTACCCGCCCATCCGGATCGAAACCCCGTCAGGCAGGGCCGATTATGTGCGGATACAACGGGCATTCTCGGCTGAATCCCAGCAAATGCGTGCAGAGTTAATGAAGTATCTGGAGGAACTAGAGGTGGGTTGCGAAGAAGCAACCGGGAGGTTTTCATGA